In the genome of Pseudomonas sp. P5_109, one region contains:
- the odhB gene encoding 2-oxoglutarate dehydrogenase complex dihydrolipoyllysine-residue succinyltransferase — protein MAIEIKAPTFPESVADGTVATWHKQPGDAVKRDELIVDIETDKVVLEVLATADGVLGAIVKGEGETVLSDEVLGSIVEGGAAAAAPAAAAAPAAAAAPAADGEDDPIAAPAARKLAEENGINIASVAGTGKGGRVTKEDVVAAVAAKKAAPAAAPAKAAAPAAAAPVFAAGDRIEKRVPMTRVRATVAKRLVEAQSNMAMLTTFNEVDMTEVMALRSKYKDLFEKSHNGVRLGFMSFFVKAATEALKRFPAVNASIDGGDIVYHGYADVGVAVSSDRGLVVPVLRNAELMSLAEIEGGIATFGKKARDGKLSMDEMTGGTFTITNGGTFGSMMSTPIVNPPQAAILGMHNIIQRPMAINGQVVIRPMMYLALSYDHRLIDGKEAVTFLVTIKNLLEDPARLLLDI, from the coding sequence ATGGCTATCGAAATCAAAGCCCCCACTTTCCCGGAATCGGTTGCCGATGGCACCGTTGCCACCTGGCACAAACAACCGGGCGATGCGGTCAAGCGCGACGAACTGATCGTCGACATCGAAACCGACAAAGTCGTGCTGGAAGTTCTGGCGACTGCTGACGGCGTGCTGGGCGCAATCGTCAAGGGCGAGGGCGAAACCGTCCTGTCCGACGAAGTCCTGGGCTCCATCGTTGAAGGCGGCGCTGCTGCCGCCGCTCCTGCTGCCGCTGCTGCTCCGGCCGCTGCCGCTGCTCCAGCTGCTGACGGCGAAGACGACCCGATCGCTGCACCTGCCGCTCGCAAGCTGGCTGAAGAAAACGGCATCAACATCGCTTCCGTTGCCGGCACCGGCAAAGGCGGTCGTGTGACCAAGGAAGACGTGGTTGCAGCCGTTGCTGCCAAGAAAGCCGCTCCGGCTGCCGCGCCTGCCAAGGCTGCTGCTCCGGCTGCCGCTGCTCCTGTGTTCGCTGCTGGCGACCGCATCGAGAAGCGTGTACCGATGACTCGCGTACGTGCAACTGTTGCCAAGCGTCTGGTTGAAGCTCAGTCGAACATGGCGATGCTGACTACTTTCAACGAAGTCGACATGACCGAAGTCATGGCACTGCGTTCGAAGTACAAGGATCTGTTCGAGAAGTCCCACAACGGCGTGCGCCTGGGCTTCATGTCGTTCTTCGTGAAAGCGGCCACCGAAGCGCTGAAGCGCTTCCCGGCTGTCAACGCCTCGATCGATGGCGGCGACATCGTTTACCACGGCTACGCTGACGTCGGCGTTGCAGTTTCCAGCGATCGCGGCCTGGTTGTACCGGTTCTGCGTAACGCCGAACTGATGAGCCTGGCTGAAATCGAAGGCGGCATCGCCACCTTCGGCAAGAAAGCCCGCGACGGCAAACTGTCGATGGACGAAATGACCGGCGGTACTTTCACCATCACCAACGGTGGTACTTTCGGTTCGATGATGTCGACCCCGATCGTCAACCCGCCACAAGCAGCCATCCTGGGCATGCACAACATCATCCAGCGTCCTATGGCCATCAACGGTCAGGTCGTTATCCGTCCGATGATGTACCTGGCACTGTCCTACGATCACCGCCTGATCGATGGCAAAGAAGCTGTGACCTTCCTGGTGACCATCAAGAACCTGCTGGAAGATCCGGCTCGTCTGTTGCTGGATATCTGA
- the lpdA gene encoding dihydrolipoyl dehydrogenase, whose translation MSQKFDVVVIGAGPGGYVAAIKAAQLGLSTACIEKYTDKEGKLALGGTCLNVGCIPSKALLDSSWKYKEAKEGFAIHGINHAGVTMDVPAMVGRKATIVKGLTSGVATLFKANGVTSIEGHGKLLAGKQVEVTKPDGSVEIIQAENVILAPGSRPIDIPPAPVDQNVIVDSTGALEFQTVPKRLGVIGAGVIGLELGSVWSRLGAEVTVLEALDTFLMAADAAVSKEALKTLTKQGLDIKLGARVTGSKVNGDEVVVNYTDAKGEQNITFDKLIVAVGRRPVTTDLLAADCGVTLDERGFVHVDDHCATTVPGVYAIGDVVRGMMLAHKASEEGIMVVERIKGHKAQMNYDLIPSVIYTHPEIAWVGKTEQALKAEGVEVNVGTFPFAASGRAMAANDTGGFVKVIADAKTDRVLGVHVIGPSAAELVQQGAIGMEFGTSAEDLGMMVFSHPTLSEALHEAALAVNGGAIHIANRKKR comes from the coding sequence ATGTCGCAGAAATTTGACGTAGTAGTGATCGGCGCGGGCCCTGGCGGTTACGTGGCTGCCATCAAGGCCGCTCAGCTTGGTCTTTCGACTGCCTGCATCGAGAAGTACACCGACAAGGAAGGCAAACTGGCTCTGGGCGGTACTTGCCTGAACGTCGGCTGCATTCCATCCAAGGCGCTGCTGGATAGCTCCTGGAAGTACAAGGAAGCCAAAGAAGGCTTCGCGATCCACGGTATCAACCACGCTGGCGTGACCATGGACGTGCCAGCAATGGTCGGCCGCAAGGCCACCATCGTCAAAGGCCTGACCTCTGGCGTTGCGACCCTGTTCAAAGCCAACGGTGTGACCTCCATTGAAGGTCACGGCAAGCTGCTGGCCGGCAAGCAGGTTGAAGTCACCAAGCCAGACGGCTCGGTAGAAATCATCCAGGCCGAGAACGTCATCCTGGCTCCAGGTTCGCGTCCGATCGACATTCCACCGGCTCCGGTCGACCAGAATGTGATCGTTGATTCGACTGGCGCCCTGGAATTCCAGACCGTGCCTAAGCGTCTGGGCGTGATCGGCGCTGGTGTGATCGGTCTGGAACTGGGTTCGGTCTGGTCGCGTCTGGGTGCAGAAGTGACTGTCCTGGAAGCCCTGGACACCTTCCTGATGGCCGCTGACGCAGCTGTTTCCAAGGAAGCGCTGAAAACCCTGACCAAACAGGGCCTGGACATCAAGCTGGGCGCTCGCGTGACCGGTTCCAAAGTGAACGGCGACGAAGTCGTGGTGAACTACACCGATGCCAAGGGCGAACAGAACATCACTTTCGACAAGCTGATCGTAGCCGTTGGTCGCCGTCCGGTGACCACTGATCTGTTGGCTGCCGACTGCGGCGTGACCCTGGACGAGCGCGGTTTTGTGCACGTTGATGATCACTGCGCCACCACCGTACCGGGCGTCTACGCCATCGGCGACGTGGTTCGCGGCATGATGCTGGCGCACAAGGCCTCGGAAGAGGGCATCATGGTTGTCGAGCGCATCAAGGGCCACAAGGCCCAGATGAACTATGATTTGATCCCTTCGGTTATTTATACTCACCCGGAAATCGCGTGGGTGGGTAAAACCGAGCAGGCCTTGAAAGCTGAAGGCGTTGAAGTTAACGTCGGCACCTTCCCGTTCGCAGCCTCTGGCCGTGCCATGGCTGCCAACGACACCGGTGGTTTCGTCAAGGTCATCGCTGATGCCAAGACAGACCGCGTACTGGGCGTCCACGTGATTGGCCCAAGCGCTGCCGAACTGGTTCAGCAGGGCGCGATCGGTATGGAATTCGGCACCAGCGCTGAAGACCTGGGCATGATGGTTTTCTCCCATCCGACCCTGTCTGAAGCCTTGCACGAAGCTGCTCTGGCAGTGAATGGCGGCGCCATTCACATCGCCAACCGCAAGAAGCGTTAA
- the sucC gene encoding ADP-forming succinate--CoA ligase subunit beta: MNLHEYQGKQLFAEYGLPVSTGYAVDTPEAAAEACDKIGGSEWVVKAQVHAGGRGKAGGVKLVRSKEDAKAFAQQWLGKRLVTYQTDANGQPVTKILVESCTDIAKELYLGAVVDRSSRRIVFMASTEGGVDIEKIAHDTPEKILKATIDPLVGAQPFQGRELAFQLGLEGKQVAQFAKIFVGLAKLFKDHDLALLEVNPLVIKADGDLHCLDAKINIDANAMYRQPKLKTFHDPSQDDPREAHAAKFELNYVALEGNIGCMVNGAGLAMGTMDIVNLHGGKPANFLDVGGGATKERVTEAFKIILSDTNVAAVLVNIFGGIVRCDMIAEGIIGAVKEVGVKIPVVVRLEGNNAELGAKVLAESGLNIIAATSLTDAAQQVVKAAEGK; the protein is encoded by the coding sequence ATGAATCTTCACGAGTATCAGGGTAAGCAGCTGTTCGCTGAGTACGGCCTGCCAGTTTCCACCGGTTACGCGGTAGACACCCCGGAAGCAGCAGCAGAAGCTTGCGACAAAATCGGCGGCAGCGAGTGGGTTGTCAAAGCCCAGGTCCACGCCGGTGGTCGCGGTAAAGCGGGCGGCGTAAAGCTGGTTCGCAGCAAAGAAGACGCCAAAGCCTTCGCACAGCAGTGGCTGGGCAAGCGTCTGGTGACTTACCAGACTGACGCCAATGGTCAGCCAGTCACCAAGATCCTGGTTGAATCGTGCACTGATATCGCTAAAGAGCTGTACCTGGGCGCTGTCGTTGACCGTTCGAGCCGTCGCATCGTGTTCATGGCTTCCACCGAAGGTGGCGTGGACATCGAGAAAATCGCTCACGACACTCCAGAAAAAATTCTGAAAGCCACTATCGATCCACTGGTTGGCGCTCAGCCATTCCAGGGTCGCGAGCTGGCATTCCAGCTGGGCCTGGAAGGCAAGCAGGTTGCTCAGTTCGCCAAGATCTTCGTAGGTCTGGCCAAACTGTTCAAGGATCACGACCTGGCCCTGCTGGAAGTGAACCCGCTGGTGATCAAGGCTGACGGCGATCTGCACTGCCTCGATGCCAAGATCAACATCGACGCCAACGCCATGTACCGTCAGCCTAAGCTGAAGACTTTCCACGATCCGTCGCAAGACGATCCGCGCGAAGCGCACGCTGCCAAGTTCGAACTGAACTACGTAGCGCTGGAAGGCAACATCGGTTGCATGGTCAACGGTGCTGGCCTGGCCATGGGTACCATGGACATCGTCAACCTGCATGGCGGTAAACCAGCCAACTTCCTCGACGTGGGCGGCGGTGCTACCAAGGAACGCGTTACCGAAGCGTTCAAGATCATCCTGTCCGACACTAACGTCGCTGCAGTACTGGTCAACATCTTCGGCGGCATCGTTCGTTGCGACATGATTGCCGAAGGCATCATCGGCGCTGTGAAAGAAGTCGGCGTGAAAATCCCGGTTGTTGTTCGCCTGGAAGGCAACAACGCTGAACTGGGCGCTAAAGTACTGGCAGAAAGCGGTTTGAACATCATCGCTGCTACCAGCCTGACCGACGCTGCTCAACAAGTTGTCAAAGCTGCGGAGGGCAAATAA
- the sdhC gene encoding succinate dehydrogenase, cytochrome b556 subunit — MKSQRPVNLDLRTIKLPVTAYTSILHRISGVILFVCLAIMLYALDKSLSSEEGFGQVKACLTSPLAKLVTWGILSALLYHLVAGVRHLIMDMGIGETLEGGKLGSKIVIAVSVVVIVLAGVWIW, encoded by the coding sequence GTGAAAAGCCAACGACCTGTAAACCTAGACCTAAGGACCATCAAACTCCCAGTCACTGCTTACACGTCCATCCTTCACCGTATTTCCGGTGTCATCCTCTTCGTGTGCCTTGCCATCATGCTTTACGCATTGGACAAGTCGCTGAGCTCCGAGGAAGGCTTCGGTCAGGTGAAAGCGTGTCTGACCAGTCCGCTAGCCAAGCTAGTGACATGGGGCATCCTGTCCGCTCTGCTGTATCACCTGGTAGCCGGTGTGCGCCATTTGATCATGGACATGGGCATCGGTGAGACGCTGGAAGGCGGCAAGCTGGGCTCGAAAATCGTTATCGCCGTTTCCGTGGTGGTAATCGTTCTGGCAGGAGTTTGGATATGGTAA
- the sdhD gene encoding succinate dehydrogenase, hydrophobic membrane anchor protein: MVTNVTNLSRSGLYDWMAQRVSAVVLAAYFIFLIGYIVANPGLDYAQWHELFAHNGMRIFSLLALVALGAHAWVGMWTIATDYLTPMAFGKSATAIRFLFQAVCGVAMFAYFVWGVQILWGI; this comes from the coding sequence ATGGTAACTAACGTCACGAACCTGTCGCGTTCGGGCCTCTATGACTGGATGGCGCAACGTGTGTCTGCGGTCGTTCTCGCGGCTTACTTCATCTTCCTGATCGGATACATCGTGGCCAACCCAGGCCTCGACTACGCCCAGTGGCATGAACTGTTCGCCCACAACGGAATGCGTATTTTCAGCCTCCTGGCCCTCGTTGCCCTCGGCGCTCACGCCTGGGTCGGCATGTGGACCATCGCGACCGACTACCTGACGCCAATGGCGTTCGGCAAGTCCGCGACTGCTATACGTTTCCTTTTCCAGGCAGTATGCGGCGTTGCGATGTTCGCTTACTTCGTCTGGGGTGTGCAGATTCTCTGGGGTATCTGA
- a CDS encoding succinate dehydrogenase iron-sulfur subunit yields MLQVSVYRYNPDQDAAPFMQEFQVDTGGKDLMVLDVLALIKEQDEGFSYRRSCREGVCGSDGMNINGKNGLACVTPLSAVVKGNKLIVRPLPGLPVIRDLVVDMSIFYKQYEKVKPYLQNDTPAPAIERLQSPEEREKLDGLYECILCACCSTSCPSFWWNPDKFLGPAALLQAYRFLADSRDTKTSERLASLDDPFSVFRCRGIMNCVNVCPKGLNPTKAIGHIRNMLLSSGV; encoded by the coding sequence ATGTTGCAAGTCAGCGTTTATCGTTACAACCCTGATCAGGACGCCGCGCCGTTCATGCAGGAATTCCAGGTCGATACCGGTGGTAAAGACCTGATGGTGCTGGACGTGTTGGCCCTGATCAAAGAGCAGGACGAGGGGTTCTCCTATCGTCGCTCTTGCCGTGAAGGTGTTTGCGGTTCCGACGGCATGAACATCAACGGCAAAAACGGCCTGGCGTGCGTCACGCCGCTGTCTGCCGTCGTAAAAGGTAACAAGTTGATCGTTCGTCCTCTGCCAGGTTTGCCGGTTATCCGTGACCTGGTCGTCGATATGAGCATCTTCTACAAGCAATACGAAAAGGTTAAGCCATACCTGCAGAACGACACGCCGGCTCCGGCCATCGAGCGTCTGCAGTCCCCTGAAGAACGTGAAAAGCTGGACGGTCTGTACGAGTGCATCCTGTGCGCTTGCTGCTCGACTTCCTGCCCGTCCTTCTGGTGGAACCCGGACAAGTTCCTGGGTCCAGCTGCCCTGCTGCAAGCGTACCGCTTCCTGGCAGACAGCCGTGATACCAAGACGTCCGAGCGTCTGGCTTCGCTGGATGACCCGTTCAGCGTATTCCGCTGCCGCGGGATCATGAACTGCGTCAACGTATGTCCGAAAGGCCTGAACCCGACTAAGGCCATTGGTCACATCCGTAACATGTTGCTCTCGAGCGGCGTGTGA
- the sdhA gene encoding succinate dehydrogenase flavoprotein subunit: MANIPTISFDAIIIGGGGAGMRAALQLAQGGHKTAVITKVFPTRSHTVSAQGGITCAIASADPNDDWRWHMYDTVKGSDYIGDQDAIEYMCQEGPAAVYELDHMGMPFSRTEQGRIYQRPFGGQSKDYGKGGQAARTCAASDRTGHALLHTLYQGNLKAGTVFLNEYYAVDLVKNSEGEFVGVIAICIETGETTYIRAKATVLATGGAGRIYASTTNALINTGDGVGMALRAGVPVQDIEMWQFHPTGIAGAGVLVTEGCRGEGGYLINKHGERFMERYAPNAKDLAGRDVVARSMVKEIIAGNGCGPNGDHVMLKLDHLGEEVLHSRLPGICELSKTFAHVDPVVAPVPVVPTCHYMMGGVATNIHGQAITQDAEGVDQIIPGLFAVGEVACVSVHGANRLGGNSLLDLVVFGRAAGLHLEKALTDGIEYDDATDANIETALARLSALNERTEGEDVATLRRELQNCMQNYFGVFRTGEYMQKGIAQLADLRKRIANVKINDKSQAFNTARIEALELQNLLEVAEATAIAAEVRKESRGAHAREDFEDRDDENWLCHTLYFPGDKRVTKRAVNFSPKTVPTFEPKIRTY; encoded by the coding sequence ATGGCTAACATTCCAACGATTTCTTTCGACGCCATCATTATTGGTGGTGGCGGTGCCGGCATGCGCGCAGCGCTGCAACTGGCGCAAGGCGGTCACAAGACTGCCGTGATCACCAAGGTTTTCCCGACCCGTTCGCACACTGTATCCGCTCAAGGCGGCATCACCTGCGCAATCGCGTCCGCTGACCCGAACGATGACTGGCGCTGGCACATGTACGATACCGTCAAGGGTTCCGACTACATCGGTGACCAGGACGCTATCGAATACATGTGTCAGGAAGGCCCGGCTGCCGTTTACGAGCTGGACCACATGGGTATGCCATTCTCGCGTACCGAGCAAGGTCGTATCTACCAGCGTCCATTCGGCGGTCAGTCCAAGGACTACGGTAAAGGCGGCCAGGCTGCGCGTACTTGCGCTGCTTCCGACCGTACTGGTCACGCACTGCTGCACACCCTTTATCAGGGCAACCTGAAAGCCGGTACCGTGTTCCTGAACGAGTACTACGCTGTCGATCTGGTGAAGAACAGCGAAGGCGAGTTCGTCGGCGTGATCGCCATCTGCATCGAAACCGGCGAAACCACCTACATCCGCGCCAAGGCCACCGTATTGGCGACCGGCGGTGCAGGTCGTATCTACGCTTCGACCACCAACGCCCTGATCAACACCGGTGACGGCGTTGGCATGGCGCTGCGTGCCGGCGTGCCGGTACAAGACATCGAAATGTGGCAGTTCCACCCGACCGGCATCGCCGGCGCCGGTGTACTGGTTACCGAAGGTTGCCGTGGTGAAGGTGGATACCTGATCAACAAGCACGGCGAGCGTTTCATGGAACGTTATGCTCCGAACGCCAAAGACCTTGCAGGTCGTGACGTTGTTGCACGTTCGATGGTTAAAGAGATCATCGCCGGCAACGGTTGCGGTCCGAACGGCGACCACGTAATGCTCAAACTCGACCACTTGGGCGAGGAAGTGCTGCACAGCCGTCTGCCGGGCATCTGCGAACTGTCGAAGACTTTCGCCCACGTTGACCCGGTTGTCGCTCCGGTTCCGGTTGTTCCGACCTGCCACTACATGATGGGCGGCGTTGCCACCAACATTCATGGCCAGGCGATCACCCAGGACGCCGAAGGCGTGGATCAGATCATTCCTGGTCTGTTCGCTGTAGGTGAAGTGGCTTGCGTATCGGTTCACGGTGCCAACCGTCTGGGCGGTAACTCGCTGCTCGACCTGGTGGTATTCGGCCGCGCTGCCGGCCTGCACCTGGAAAAAGCACTGACCGACGGTATCGAATACGACGACGCCACCGACGCCAACATCGAAACTGCCCTGGCGCGTCTGTCCGCTCTGAACGAGCGTACCGAAGGCGAAGACGTGGCTACCCTGCGTCGCGAGCTGCAAAACTGCATGCAGAACTACTTCGGTGTATTCCGTACTGGCGAATACATGCAGAAGGGTATCGCCCAGCTGGCTGACCTGCGCAAGCGTATCGCCAACGTGAAGATCAACGATAAGTCGCAGGCGTTCAACACTGCACGTATCGAAGCGCTGGAACTGCAGAACCTGCTGGAAGTGGCCGAAGCCACCGCCATCGCTGCCGAAGTGCGTAAAGAGTCCCGCGGTGCTCACGCCCGTGAAGACTTCGAAGACCGTGACGACGAAAACTGGCTGTGCCACACCCTGTACTTCCCGGGTGACAAGCGCGTAACCAAGCGTGCCGTGAACTTCTCGCCGAAGACTGTTCCGACTTTTGAACCTAAGATTCGGACTTATTAA
- a CDS encoding 2-oxoglutarate dehydrogenase E1 component, with protein MQESVMQRMWNSAYLSGSNAAYVEELYELYLHDPNAVPEEWRTYFQKLPADGNTATDVSHSTIRDHFVLLAKNQRRAQPVSAGSVSSEHEKKQVEVLRLIQAYRMRGHQAAQLDPLGLWQRPAPADLSINHYGLTNADLDTTFRAGDLFIGKEEASLREIHEALQQTYCRTIGAEFTHITDSEQRQWFQQRLESVRGRPTYSADIKSHLLERVTAGEGLEKYLGTKYPGTKRFGLEGGESLIPMLDELIQRSGSYGTKEIVIGMAHRGRLNVLVNTFGKNPRELFDEFEGKKKVELGSGDVKYHQGFSSNVMTTGGEVHLAMAFNPSHLEIVSPVVEGSVRARQDRRNDPTGEKVLPISIHGDAAFAGQGVVMETFQMSQTRGFKTGGTVHIVINNQVGFTISNPLDSRSTEYATDVAKMIQAPILHVNGDDPEAVLFVTQLAIDYRMQFKRDVVIDLVCYRRRGHNEADEPSGTQPIMYQQITKQRTTRELYADRLTQGGVLDAERVQAKVDEYRNALDNGLHVVKSLVKEPNKELFVDWRPYLGHAWTARHDTRFDLKTLQELSAKLLEIPEGFVVQRQVAKIYEDRQKMQAGGLPINWGYAETMAYATLAFEGHPIRMTGQDIGRGTFSHRHAVLHNQKDAGTYIPLQNLYDGQPRFDLYDSFLSEEAVLAFEYGYSTTTPDALVIWEAQFGDFANGAQVVIDQFITSGEHKWGRLCGLTMLLPHGYEGQGPEHSSARLERYLQLCAEHNIQVAVPTTPAQIYHLLRRQVIRPLRKPLIVLTPKSLLRHKLAISTLEDLAEGSFQTVIPEIDALDPKKVERVVLCSGKVYYDLLEKRRAEGREDIAIVRIEQLYPFPEDDLKEVLAPYTNAKAAVWCQEEPMNQGAWYCSQHHLRRSISNLNKSLVLEYAGREASAAPACGYASMHAEQQEKLLQDAFTV; from the coding sequence ATGCAAGAAAGCGTGATGCAGCGCATGTGGAACAGTGCCTACCTATCCGGTAGTAACGCTGCCTATGTGGAAGAGCTTTACGAGCTCTACCTGCACGACCCTAACGCTGTGCCAGAAGAGTGGCGCACCTACTTCCAGAAGTTGCCTGCTGACGGCAACACTGCCACCGATGTTTCGCACTCCACAATTCGCGATCATTTCGTCTTGCTGGCAAAGAACCAGCGCCGCGCCCAACCGGTTTCCGCCGGCAGCGTGAGCAGTGAGCACGAGAAGAAGCAAGTTGAAGTGCTGCGATTGATCCAGGCCTACCGTATGCGTGGCCACCAGGCAGCCCAGCTTGACCCGCTGGGGCTGTGGCAGCGTCCTGCACCTGCAGACCTGTCGATCAATCATTACGGCTTGACCAATGCCGATCTTGATACGACCTTCCGTGCCGGCGACCTGTTCATCGGCAAAGAGGAAGCGAGCCTACGCGAAATTCACGAAGCGTTGCAGCAGACATATTGCCGCACCATCGGCGCTGAATTCACGCATATCACCGATTCCGAGCAGCGCCAGTGGTTCCAGCAGCGTCTGGAAAGCGTGCGTGGTCGTCCGACGTACTCCGCTGACATCAAGAGCCACCTGCTTGAGCGCGTGACCGCCGGTGAAGGCCTGGAAAAATACCTGGGCACCAAATACCCGGGTACCAAGCGTTTCGGTCTGGAAGGCGGCGAAAGCCTGATTCCGATGCTCGACGAGCTGATCCAGCGTTCCGGTTCCTACGGCACCAAGGAAATCGTCATCGGCATGGCCCACCGTGGCCGTCTGAACGTGCTGGTCAACACCTTCGGCAAGAACCCGCGCGAGCTGTTCGACGAGTTCGAAGGCAAGAAAAAGGTCGAGCTGGGTTCCGGTGACGTTAAATACCACCAGGGCTTCTCGTCCAACGTGATGACCACCGGCGGTGAAGTTCACCTGGCCATGGCGTTCAACCCGTCCCACCTGGAAATCGTTTCCCCGGTGGTCGAGGGTTCGGTTCGCGCCCGTCAGGACCGTCGTAACGATCCTACTGGTGAGAAGGTTCTGCCGATCTCCATCCACGGTGACGCGGCATTCGCCGGTCAAGGTGTGGTCATGGAAACCTTCCAGATGTCGCAGACCCGCGGTTTCAAGACCGGCGGTACCGTGCACATCGTGATCAACAACCAGGTCGGTTTCACCATCAGCAACCCGCTGGACTCGCGTTCCACCGAGTACGCGACCGACGTTGCGAAAATGATCCAGGCGCCGATCCTCCATGTGAATGGTGATGATCCGGAAGCCGTATTGTTCGTGACCCAGCTGGCTATCGACTACCGCATGCAGTTCAAGCGTGACGTGGTGATCGACCTGGTCTGCTACCGTCGTCGCGGCCACAACGAGGCCGACGAGCCAAGTGGCACCCAGCCGATCATGTATCAGCAGATCACCAAGCAGCGCACCACCCGTGAGCTGTATGCCGATCGTCTGACCCAGGGCGGTGTGCTCGACGCAGAGCGTGTTCAGGCGAAAGTCGACGAATACCGCAACGCGCTGGACAACGGCCTGCACGTAGTGAAAAGCCTGGTCAAAGAGCCGAACAAAGAGCTGTTCGTGGACTGGCGTCCGTATCTGGGCCACGCCTGGACCGCGCGTCACGACACTCGCTTCGATCTCAAGACCTTGCAGGAACTGTCCGCCAAGCTGCTGGAAATTCCGGAAGGCTTCGTGGTTCAACGCCAGGTTGCGAAGATCTACGAAGACCGTCAGAAGATGCAAGCCGGCGGCCTGCCGATCAACTGGGGTTACGCCGAAACCATGGCGTACGCGACCCTGGCGTTCGAAGGTCACCCGATTCGCATGACCGGTCAGGACATCGGCCGCGGTACGTTCTCGCACCGTCACGCTGTGCTGCACAACCAGAAAGACGCGGGCACCTACATCCCGTTGCAGAACCTGTACGACGGTCAGCCACGCTTCGACCTGTACGACTCGTTCCTGTCCGAAGAAGCGGTACTGGCGTTCGAATACGGCTACTCGACCACCACGCCGGATGCGCTGGTGATCTGGGAAGCCCAGTTCGGCGACTTCGCCAACGGTGCACAGGTTGTAATCGACCAGTTCATCACCAGCGGCGAGCACAAGTGGGGCCGTCTGTGCGGTCTGACCATGTTGCTGCCACACGGTTACGAAGGTCAGGGCCCTGAGCACAGCTCGGCACGTCTTGAGCGTTACCTGCAACTGTGCGCCGAGCACAACATTCAGGTAGCCGTACCGACCACGCCAGCACAGATCTACCACTTGCTGCGTCGTCAGGTGATTCGTCCGCTACGCAAGCCGTTGATCGTGCTGACGCCGAAGTCGCTGCTGCGCCACAAGCTGGCCATCTCGACGCTGGAAGATCTGGCCGAAGGTTCGTTCCAGACCGTGATCCCGGAAATCGATGCCCTGGACCCGAAAAAGGTCGAGCGCGTTGTTCTGTGTAGCGGCAAGGTCTACTACGACTTGCTGGAAAAACGCCGTGCCGAAGGCCGTGAAGATATCGCCATCGTGCGTATCGAGCAGCTGTATCCATTCCCTGAGGACGACTTGAAAGAAGTCCTGGCTCCTTACACCAACGCCAAAGCTGCCGTTTGGTGTCAGGAAGAGCCGATGAACCAGGGTGCCTGGTACTGCAGCCAACACCACTTGCGTCGCAGCATCAGCAACCTCAACAAGTCTCTCGTACTTGAGTACGCGGGCCGTGAGGCTTCTGCTGCACCGGCATGTGGTTACGCATCGATGCACGCTGAGCAGCAGGAAAAACTGCTGCAAGACGCCTTTACTGTTTAA